In Acidimicrobiia bacterium, one genomic interval encodes:
- the nusA gene encoding transcription termination/antitermination protein NusA, giving the protein MNSEMMQALKVVAQDRGVDEMVLLQALADALVTAYKRFPEAAEEAEVVIDPDTGEIRVMAQELDEDYNVIREWDDTPENFGRIAAQTAKAVISQRIREVERDNKFAEYSGREGDIVTGIVSQADSRYTLIDLGRVEALLPQSEQSQGERYEHSKRLKAYIVEVRNTQKGPQIVVSRTHPGLVGGLFMLEVPEIENGIVEIRAIAREPGRRSKIAVWSTDDNVDPVGSCVGAGGARVREIMTELKGEKVDIVPYSEDPVAYIRAALSPAKNINNVICDFDTGTATVIVPDDQLSLAIGKEGQNARLAARLTGWRIDIQAESGNTASNKTQDEAPSLLIDKAEFIKDETLQTSPVETIEEAMEEIEAQKEDLKTEVE; this is encoded by the coding sequence ATGAATTCAGAAATGATGCAGGCATTAAAAGTGGTCGCACAAGATCGCGGTGTAGACGAAATGGTTTTACTTCAAGCGTTAGCAGATGCGTTGGTAACTGCCTATAAGCGTTTTCCAGAAGCTGCAGAAGAAGCAGAAGTTGTTATCGATCCTGACACTGGCGAGATTCGTGTCATGGCGCAAGAACTAGACGAAGACTATAACGTAATCCGTGAATGGGATGATACTCCAGAAAACTTCGGACGTATTGCAGCACAAACTGCAAAAGCGGTTATCTCACAACGAATTCGAGAAGTAGAACGAGATAATAAATTTGCTGAATATTCAGGACGTGAAGGGGACATAGTTACTGGTATTGTTTCTCAAGCTGATTCACGATACACACTTATTGATTTAGGTCGTGTTGAAGCATTATTGCCACAAAGTGAACAGAGTCAAGGTGAACGCTACGAGCATTCGAAACGTCTAAAAGCTTATATAGTTGAAGTACGCAATACTCAAAAAGGACCACAGATTGTCGTGTCCCGTACACATCCAGGTTTAGTAGGCGGGCTTTTCATGTTGGAAGTTCCTGAAATAGAAAACGGCATTGTAGAAATTAGAGCCATTGCACGTGAACCAGGTAGAAGATCAAAAATCGCAGTTTGGTCTACTGACGATAATGTTGACCCTGTTGGTTCGTGCGTTGGAGCCGGTGGTGCTCGAGTTAGAGAAATCATGACAGAGCTAAAGGGCGAGAAAGTAGATATTGTCCCTTACTCAGAAGATCCTGTTGCTTATATTCGCGCTGCTTTATCACCCGCAAAAAATATCAATAATGTTATTTGTGATTTTGATACAGGTACAGCAACAGTTATTGTTCCAGATGATCAACTTTCTTTAGCAATAGGAAAAGAAGGCCAAAATGCACGTCTTGCAGCCAGGTTAACAGGTTGGAGAATTGATATTCAAGCAGAATCAGGAAATACTGCAAGTAACAAAACTCAAGATGAGGCACCTTCGCTATTGATTGACAAAGCAGAATTTATCAAAGATGAAACTTTACAAACTTCTCCTGTGGAAACAATTGAAGAAGCTATGGAAGAAATTGAAGCTCAAAAAGAAGATTTAAAAACAGAGGTTGAATAA